A stretch of Pseudomonas sp. CCC3.1 DNA encodes these proteins:
- a CDS encoding DUF4105 domain-containing protein, whose product MKQLTGWLAACALLFIANSAHATLHLQLKTDGLTPAEQQASQALLDEAMQKLPPRFIEQLDRQIVVGWSNDMPSNAYGQASLVSELDLNRNLLAGLTDGSAATQKTNRPHGTVRQEMLATVLHELTHLYDRARLWPAAERAVIQRCTRQNSSAGLIGLPDQCRGQTERRFTLSDDPRLLDLAGWQQYVGRRGEREQDNHQIVRSPDLYEVSNPKEFVAVNMEYFLLDPAYACRRPALYRYYKERFGWAPAAKDECPKAFPFLNAGNDFGKQPLGSVDPERVYAVDYLLAEANQEWASRWGHSMLRLVICAPGRPRGPDCRLDLQEHLVLSYRAFVNDVQLSSWDGLTGAYPSRLFVLPLAQVIDEYTKTELRSLASVPLNLSRPEIEEVVEHAAEMHWSYDGNYYFVSNNCAVETLKLLRSGSDNAQLKGLDSIVPNGLLEVLKARGLADTRVLDDPREALRMGYRFDSYRDRYQAMFNVLKTRLPIQQKTVEDWMALNADERRPWFAQADLRASAAMLLLEQASFRRQLLLAQDEVKQKYLGARGLKDGGMDKANKTLQEILASSGFLSRPAELLGSSGYGLPQAKEWEMLESESSQRQKQLLRLTGDLDKEVRSLLEPARAAEMAATETNVKQIAEHLRAIHKAAGGLQLP is encoded by the coding sequence GTGAAACAACTGACTGGCTGGCTCGCGGCATGCGCCCTGCTGTTTATCGCTAATAGCGCGCACGCAACCCTTCATTTGCAGCTCAAGACAGATGGCCTCACACCTGCTGAGCAGCAAGCCAGCCAAGCGCTGCTCGACGAAGCCATGCAAAAGCTTCCACCACGCTTTATCGAGCAACTGGATCGCCAGATTGTGGTCGGCTGGAGCAATGACATGCCCAGCAACGCTTACGGCCAGGCGTCATTGGTGTCTGAGCTGGACTTGAATCGCAACCTGTTGGCCGGTCTGACCGATGGCTCAGCCGCGACCCAAAAGACCAACCGCCCTCACGGCACCGTGCGTCAGGAAATGCTCGCCACCGTGCTGCACGAACTGACCCACCTCTACGACCGCGCCCGCCTCTGGCCAGCCGCAGAGCGTGCCGTCATCCAACGCTGCACACGGCAAAACAGCAGTGCGGGGCTGATTGGCCTGCCTGACCAATGCCGCGGCCAAACCGAGCGCCGCTTCACCCTCAGCGATGACCCTCGCCTGCTTGACCTCGCGGGCTGGCAGCAATATGTGGGTCGCCGTGGTGAGCGTGAACAAGACAACCACCAGATCGTGCGCAGCCCCGATCTGTACGAAGTCAGCAACCCCAAAGAATTCGTCGCGGTCAACATGGAGTACTTCCTCCTTGACCCGGCCTACGCCTGTCGGCGCCCCGCGCTGTATCGCTACTACAAAGAGCGGTTCGGCTGGGCCCCCGCCGCCAAGGACGAATGCCCCAAAGCCTTTCCCTTTCTGAATGCCGGCAACGACTTTGGCAAACAACCGCTCGGCAGCGTCGACCCCGAGCGGGTGTACGCCGTCGACTACCTGCTGGCCGAAGCCAATCAGGAATGGGCCAGCCGTTGGGGTCACAGCATGCTGCGCCTGGTGATTTGTGCACCCGGTCGTCCTCGCGGCCCTGACTGCCGACTCGACCTGCAAGAACACTTGGTGTTGTCCTACCGGGCTTTCGTTAACGACGTACAGCTTTCAAGCTGGGACGGCCTGACGGGCGCCTACCCTTCGCGGCTGTTTGTACTGCCGCTGGCTCAAGTCATCGACGAATACACCAAAACCGAACTGCGCAGCCTCGCTTCTGTGCCGCTCAACTTGAGCCGCCCGGAAATCGAAGAAGTGGTCGAGCACGCCGCCGAGATGCATTGGAGCTACGATGGCAACTATTACTTTGTGTCCAACAACTGCGCGGTCGAAACCCTGAAACTGCTGCGCAGCGGCAGCGACAACGCGCAGCTCAAAGGCCTGGACAGCATCGTGCCCAACGGCCTGCTTGAAGTGCTCAAGGCCCGCGGCCTGGCAGACACCCGCGTGTTGGACGATCCCCGCGAAGCCCTGCGCATGGGCTATCGCTTTGACTCCTACCGCGACCGCTATCAAGCCATGTTCAACGTCTTGAAAACCCGCTTGCCGATCCAGCAAAAAACAGTCGAAGACTGGATGGCCCTGAATGCTGACGAGCGTCGCCCGTGGTTTGCCCAAGCCGACCTGCGTGCCAGCGCGGCCATGCTGTTACTCGAACAAGCCAGCTTCCGGCGTCAGCTGTTGTTGGCTCAGGACGAAGTGAAACAAAAGTACCTGGGCGCGCGCGGGCTCAAAGATGGCGGCATGGATAAAGCCAACAAAACCCTGCAAGAAATACTCGCCAGCAGCGGCTTCCTCAGTCGCCCGGCCGAGCTGCTTGGTAGCAGTGGCTATGGCCTGCCACAAGCCAAAGAATGGGAAATGCTCGAATCCGAAAGCAGCCAGCGCCAGAAACAACTGCTGCGCCTGACCGGTGATTTAGACAAAGAAGTGCGCAGTTTGCTGGAGCCTGCCCGAGCCGCCGAAATGGCCGCCACCGAAACCAACGTCAAACAGATCGCTGAACACCTGCGAGCGATTCACAAAGCGGCGGGCGGGTTGCAGCTGCCGTAA
- a CDS encoding response regulator, giving the protein MSKVSVLVVDDASFIRDLVKNCLRNYFPGIRIEDAVNGRKAQALLTREPFDLVLCDWEMPEMSGLELLAWCREQDRLKTLPFIMVTSRGDKENVVQAIQAGVSDFVSKPFTNEQLLTKVKKAFTKAGLIGAVMASAPTRVSTALANDSLNALTGGKAQVVAPSPVARPAPTPAPVAKPAAQTLAGRGQGQLRLPTGIQACVIKALSLKEALLVVRRGEVLPQVLASAVLDLEQGERAEVARLNGYLHAIVAYEPKPDSDWLQLTFRFVDQDAEKMNYLSRLIAHGTAQKHFVPGA; this is encoded by the coding sequence ATGAGCAAGGTCAGTGTGTTAGTGGTGGATGACGCGTCGTTTATTCGCGATCTGGTGAAAAATTGCCTGCGCAACTATTTTCCCGGTATCAGGATTGAAGACGCGGTCAACGGCCGCAAAGCCCAGGCCTTGCTGACCCGGGAGCCATTTGATCTGGTGCTGTGCGACTGGGAAATGCCGGAAATGTCCGGGCTTGAGCTGCTGGCGTGGTGCCGTGAGCAGGACCGCCTGAAAACGCTGCCCTTCATCATGGTCACCAGCCGTGGCGACAAAGAGAACGTGGTGCAGGCGATCCAGGCGGGCGTTTCGGACTTTGTCAGCAAGCCATTCACCAATGAGCAATTGCTGACCAAAGTGAAAAAGGCTTTCACCAAGGCGGGTTTGATTGGCGCGGTGATGGCCAGCGCGCCGACGCGTGTCAGCACGGCCCTGGCCAATGATTCACTGAATGCGCTGACGGGCGGCAAGGCGCAGGTTGTGGCGCCTTCGCCAGTGGCGCGTCCAGCACCGACACCCGCGCCCGTGGCCAAACCGGCTGCCCAGACACTGGCGGGTCGCGGCCAAGGGCAACTGCGTTTGCCCACGGGCATCCAGGCTTGCGTGATCAAAGCGCTGAGCCTCAAGGAGGCGCTGCTGGTGGTGCGTCGTGGCGAAGTGCTGCCGCAGGTGTTGGCCAGCGCGGTATTGGACCTTGAGCAGGGTGAGCGGGCTGAGGTGGCGCGTTTGAATGGCTACTTGCATGCCATCGTGGCGTACGAGCCCAAACCTGATAGCGACTGGTTGCAACTGACCTTCCGCTTTGTCGACCAGGACGCCGAGAAAATGAATTACCTCTCGCGGCTGATCGCCCACGGCACAGCGCAGAAGCACTTTGTGCCGGGCGCTTAA
- the phoU gene encoding phosphate signaling complex protein PhoU, with product MISKDGLTHHISAQFNAELEDVRSHLLAMGGLVEKQVNDAVTALIEADSGLAQQVREIDEQINQMERNIDEECLRILARRQPAASDLRLIISISKSVIDLERIGDESTKIARRAIQLCEEGEAPRGYVEVRHIGDQVRNMVRDALDAFARFDAELALSVAQYDKIIDREYKTALRELATYMMEDPRSISRVLSIIWVLRSLERIGDHARNISELVIYLVRGTDVRHMGLKRMREEVEGTKANVESPADDN from the coding sequence ATGATTTCAAAGGATGGCCTCACCCATCACATTTCCGCTCAGTTCAACGCGGAACTCGAAGACGTGCGCAGCCACTTGCTGGCGATGGGCGGTCTGGTCGAGAAACAGGTTAACGACGCGGTCACTGCGTTGATCGAGGCTGACTCCGGGTTGGCTCAGCAAGTGCGTGAGATCGATGAGCAGATCAATCAGATGGAACGCAACATCGACGAGGAGTGCCTGCGCATTCTGGCCCGGCGCCAACCGGCGGCTTCTGACCTGCGTTTGATCATCAGCATCTCCAAGTCGGTGATTGATCTGGAACGCATTGGCGACGAGTCGACCAAGATCGCACGCCGCGCGATTCAGTTGTGTGAAGAGGGTGAAGCCCCGCGCGGCTACGTAGAAGTGCGCCACATTGGCGACCAGGTGCGCAACATGGTGCGCGATGCCCTGGACGCGTTCGCCCGCTTTGACGCTGAGCTGGCGCTGTCCGTCGCGCAGTACGACAAAATCATCGACCGCGAATACAAGACAGCCTTGCGTGAGCTGGCCACCTACATGATGGAAGACCCGCGTTCGATCTCGCGTGTGTTGAGCATCATCTGGGTGCTGCGTTCGCTGGAGCGTATCGGCGACCATGCGCGCAATATCTCGGAGTTGGTGATTTACCTGGTGCGGGGTACAGACGTGCGGCACATGGGCCTCAAGCGCATGCGCGAAGAAGTTGAAGGCACCAAGGCTAATGTTGAGTCGCCAGCGGACGATAACTAA
- the pstB gene encoding phosphate ABC transporter ATP-binding protein PstB has translation MQHDSSAHGINMSALGRSKQSLNLANETVAIEVPGLNLYYGEKQALYDVSLNIPKQRVTAFIGPSGCGKSTLLRTFNRMNDLVDGCRVEGEINLYGNNIYRKGEDVAELRRRVGMVFQKPNPFPKTIYENVVYGLRIQGINKKRVLDEAVEWALRGAALWDEVKDRLHDSALGLSGGQQQRLVIARTIAVEPEVLLLDEPCSALDPISTLKVEELIYELKSKFTIVIVTHNMQQAARVSDYTAFMYMGKMVEYGDTDTLFTNPAKKQTEDYITGRYG, from the coding sequence ATGCAGCATGATTCCTCAGCCCACGGCATCAACATGTCGGCCTTGGGTCGCAGCAAACAAAGCCTGAACCTGGCGAACGAAACCGTCGCCATTGAAGTGCCGGGCCTGAACCTGTACTACGGCGAAAAACAAGCGCTGTACGACGTGAGCCTGAACATCCCGAAGCAACGGGTAACGGCGTTTATCGGCCCGTCTGGCTGTGGCAAGTCCACGCTGCTGCGCACGTTCAATCGCATGAACGATCTGGTTGATGGTTGCCGCGTAGAAGGCGAGATCAACCTGTACGGCAACAACATCTACCGCAAAGGCGAAGACGTGGCCGAGTTGCGCCGTCGCGTGGGTATGGTGTTTCAAAAGCCTAACCCGTTCCCCAAGACCATCTACGAAAACGTGGTGTATGGCCTGCGGATTCAGGGCATCAACAAAAAGCGTGTTCTCGACGAAGCGGTTGAGTGGGCACTGAGAGGCGCGGCGCTGTGGGATGAGGTCAAAGACCGTCTGCACGACTCGGCGCTGGGTTTGTCCGGTGGTCAGCAACAGCGTTTGGTGATTGCCCGTACCATCGCGGTCGAACCCGAAGTGTTGCTGCTCGATGAGCCGTGCTCGGCACTCGACCCCATCTCGACGCTGAAAGTTGAAGAGCTGATCTACGAGCTCAAGTCCAAGTTCACCATCGTGATCGTGACGCACAACATGCAGCAGGCAGCACGGGTTTCGGACTACACCGCGTTCATGTACATGGGCAAAATGGTTGAGTACGGTGACACCGACACCTTGTTCACCAACCCGGCGAAAAAGCAGACCGAAGACTACATCACTGGGCGATATGGCTAG